Proteins encoded within one genomic window of Ranitomeya variabilis isolate aRanVar5 chromosome 4, aRanVar5.hap1, whole genome shotgun sequence:
- the LOC143769314 gene encoding uncharacterized protein LOC143769314 isoform X1: MKGRGMKRSPPRKGFFNKTRVIKRCIKNTTNAKRTLKRRKHRKNRVKRSAIRSTHVTQALIPQNTTALQVLPTADAEVPDHESSIDSQFPDALQNSAAETPTVSDVEISSDDRQGAASQFSPPQTPDIGKHLPFLEHLFHIRREMSNLNAYQYIDHFRFVNLDRIRSFEESLEIIHGSIQTLLDRIMRDIDPGNFIQLRLEGDGRLNPVYGFKQCRDNFDATAFLNAVSNVLQSNAECIAGDCLKLIVSVVRNRRGGTKCRRLRSIVYTRIIHQKRQMLFDFNNYGSNQCLAASLYILLAEEDTPDADLMKSAAQLHRNLKLPDDQLVSFCDIIAFETYLNVTIKVLYFSQGDWRYFHTDREPTDKILYILHHENHYYGIKNIKGFIGAKFFCEKCSSAFHHKNNHSYQYFYAACQRADCAYTVAEQLRCPRCRVFCRSASCLELHRSLAETDWSFCKLKFFCEQCYRYIPQTADDEHRCVGVRCTVCGVPVYRFDNLLCYMQRYMPKKST; this comes from the coding sequence ATGAAGGGTCGCGGTATGAAACGCAGCCCCCCGCGTAAAGGTTTTTTCAATAAAACACGCGTCATAAAACGATGTATTAAAAATACAACAAATGCTAAACGTACATTAAAGAGGCGAAAACACCGCAAGAATAGGGTAAAACGCTCTGCTATTCGCTCAACACACGTTACGCAAGCGCTAATCCCACAGAACACTACGGCTCTTCAGGTTTTACCGACCGCCGACGCTGAGGTGCCAGATCACGAATCCTCGATAGATTCGCAATTCCCAGACGCTCTGCAGAATTCCGCGGCAGAGACACCTACAGTCTCCGACGTTGAAATCTCGAGCGATGACCGCCAAGGAGCGGCGTCACAGTTTTCACCGCCTCAAACACCGGACATAGGCAAGCATTTGCCGTTTTTGGAACACTTATTTCACATTCGTAGGGAGATGAGTAACCTCAACGCCTATCAGTATATCGACCATTTTAGATTTGTGAACTTAGACCGTATACGATCCTTTGAAGAAAGTTTGGAGATCATACACGGTTCTATTCAAACGTTACTGGATAGGATCATGAGGGATATCGACCCGGGCAACTTTATACAATTAAGATTAGAAGGGGACGGCAGACTAAACCCAGTCTACGGCTTTAAACAATGTAGAGATAATTTTGACGCAACTGCTTTCCTAAATGCCGTGAGCAACGTATTGCAAAGCAACGCCGAGTGCATCGCCGGTGACTGCTTGAAATTAATAGTAAGCGTCGTGAGGAATAGACGGGGAGGTACAAAATGCAGACGATTAAGATCTATAGTTTACACGCGAATTATTCATCAGAAACGCCAAATGTTGTTTGATTTTAACAATTACGGTTCTAATCAGTGTTTGGCAGCGTCTCTCTACATCTTACTGGCTGAAGAAGACACGCCTGATGCTGATTTAATGAAAAGTGCGGCGCAGTTGCACAGAAATTTGAAACTACCCGACGATCAACTGGTGAGCTTTTGCGACATTATCGCGTTTGAGACGTATTTGAACGTTACCATTAAAGTTCTATACTTTAGTCAGGGAGACTGGCGCTATTTTCACACGGATAGAGAACCCACAGACAAAATATTGTATATTCTGCATCACGAAAATCATTATTAcggaataaaaaatataaaaggatTCATAGGAGCGAAATTCTTTTGTGAAAAGTGCAGTTCCGCATTTCATCACAAAAATAATCACTCTTATCAATACTTTTATGCCGCGTGTCAGAGGGCGGATTGCGCTTATACAGTTGCGGAGCAGCTGAGATGTCCCCGTTGTCGGGTATTTTGTCGTTCGGCGAGTTGCTTAGAACTCCACAGAAGTCTCGCTGAGACTGACTGGTCATTTTGTAAACTTAAATTTTTCTGCGAGCAGTGCTATCGTTACATCCCCCAAACCGCGGATGACGAACACCGATGCGTCGGTGTACGATGCACCGTTTGCGGCGTTCCAGTGTACAGATTCGATAATCTGTTATGTTACATGCAGCGCTATATGCCGAAGAAATCTACTTAA